A part of Streptomyces sp. DSM 40750 genomic DNA contains:
- a CDS encoding D-sedoheptulose-7-phosphate isomerase has translation MAESPVSPVSPESPVLDAAHLHCRSLEQTLGRLRRDGLGRIAEWGGLLADVLATGGRLLAAGNGGSAAQAQHLTAELVGRYRRERPAYSAIALHAETSTVTAIGNDYGFDHVFARQVSAHGRPGDLLLLLSTSGRSANLITAAVTGRRAGLRVWAMTGPSPNPLAAAADETLAIDADSTATVQEAHLVAVHLLCECFDAALAEPPLGSAVGAGARRPVPARGRVS, from the coding sequence ATGGCCGAATCCCCCGTATCCCCCGTATCCCCTGAATCTCCCGTACTGGACGCCGCGCATCTGCACTGCCGCTCCCTGGAACAGACACTCGGCCGGCTCCGCCGCGACGGCCTCGGCCGGATCGCGGAGTGGGGCGGGCTGCTCGCCGACGTCCTGGCGACCGGCGGCCGACTGCTGGCGGCGGGCAACGGCGGCAGCGCCGCCCAGGCGCAGCATCTGACCGCCGAACTGGTGGGCCGCTACCGCCGGGAGCGGCCGGCGTACTCGGCGATCGCCCTGCACGCGGAGACCTCGACGGTGACGGCCATCGGCAACGACTACGGCTTCGACCACGTCTTCGCCCGGCAGGTCTCCGCCCACGGCCGCCCCGGCGATCTGCTTCTGCTGCTGTCCACGTCCGGCCGCAGCGCCAACCTGATCACCGCGGCCGTCACGGGCCGCCGGGCGGGCCTGCGGGTCTGGGCGATGACCGGGCCCTCGCCCAATCCCCTGGCCGCCGCCGCCGACGAGACGCTGGCCATCGACGCCGACAGCACGGCGACCGTCCAGGAGGCCCATCTGGTCGCGGTGCACCTGCTGTGCGAGTGCTTCGACGCCGCCCTCGCCGAGCCACCGCTCGGGTCCGCCGTCGGCGCCGGGGCCCGGCGCCCGGTGCCGGCCCGGGGGAGGGTGTCGTGA